A single region of the Lotus japonicus ecotype B-129 chromosome 4, LjGifu_v1.2 genome encodes:
- the LOC130715325 gene encoding rop guanine nucleotide exchange factor 14-like, whose product MLLIRKRLTCCARETKISIDYDEPDRIMTYNGLEGCILDNQSYEDESRTSRGDGCITDSFNDDDSSCSSSKDAFDSFSSKCLPMKRDEHGLEDWELSESPQHFYMKEKPASTVQYSDVEAMKEKFAKLLLGDDVTGGTKGSNTALALSNAITNLAVTVFGELWKLEPLSEERKNKWRREMDWFLSPTNYMVELVPAKQNGANGGIFEIMTPKARADIGMNLPALHKLDSMLIEALDSMVHTEFCYAKGASQAEGRNTSGKQSKRWWLPSPQVPATGLSDTERKRLLHQGRIVHQVFKAAKAINDNVLLEMPVPSIIKDALLKSGKATLGEQLHKVLMAESNSGEEILESLNLKSEHSALETINRLEAATFSWKERVKQEQNGRSPLRTSWSFKKDPVSGMDKMETLLDRAETLIKQLKTEYPNLPQTFLDAAKVQYGKDIGYSILEAYSRVLGNLAFSILSRIGDILQEDALSNPNSPMSMTTSCSPVINLFEVTRVVGSHIRHSLIDKMNKTDVKNCDSDSEPSSVEAKPDSVTATPSRG is encoded by the exons atgCTGCTGATTAGAAAAAGACTAACTTGCTGCGCCAGGGAAACCAAAATTAGCATTGATTATGACGAGCCAGATA GGATTATGACATATAATGGCCTTGAGGGTTGCATTCTTGATAATCAATCTTATGAAGATGAAAGCAGAACTAGTAGAGGAGATGGATGTATAACTGATTCATTCAATGACGATGACTCCAGTTGTTCATCCAGTAAAGATGCTTTTGATTCATTCTCTTCGAAATGTTTGCCAATGAAAAGGGATGAACATGGATTGGAAGATTGGGAACTCTCAGAAAGCCCTCAACATTTTTATATGAAAGAGAAGCCTGCATCTACCGTCCAATATTCAGATGTAGAAGCCATGAAAGAAAAGTTTGCAAAGCTGTTGCTAGGTGATGATGTTACAGGAGGAACTAAGGGCTCTAACACAGCTTTAGCACTGTCCAATGCCATCACTAACCTAGCAG TGACGGTTTTCGGTGAGTTGTGGAAATTGGAACCTCTAtctgaagaaaggaagaacaaaTGGCGAAGAGAAATGGACTGGTTTCTGTCTCCTACCAACTATATGGTTGAACTAGTTCCTGCTAAGCAAAATGGTGCTAATGGAGGGATCTTTGAG ATAATGACTCCAAAAGCCCGGGCAGACATCGGCATGAATCTTCCAGCACTTCACAAGTTGGACTCTATGCTTATT GAGGCTCTTGACTCAATGGTGCATACCGAGTTTTGCTATGCCAAGGGAGCAAGCCAGGCAGAAGGGAGGAACACAAGTGGAAAACAAAGCAAAAGATGGTGGCTTCCATCACCCCAAGTACCAGCAACTGGGCTTTCTGACACTGAAAGAAAGAGGCTACTTCATCAGGGAAGGATAGTACATCAAGTATTCAAGGCTGCCAAAGCTATCAATGACAATGTGTTGCTTGAAATGCCCGTGCCATCAATAATTAAAGATGCACTTCTGAAG TCTGGAAAGGCAACCCTTGGAGAGCAACTGCACAAGGTTTTGATGGCTGAATCTAATTCTGGAGAAGAAATTCTTGAATCTCTCAATTTGAAATCTGAACATAGTGCCCTAGAGACCATTAATAGATTGGAAGCTGCTACATTTTCATGGAAAGAGAGAGTAAAGCAAGAACAAAATGGCAGATCCCCACTACGAACCTCGTGGTCTTTCAAGAAAGACCCTGTGTCAGGTATGGATAAGATGGAAACATTGTTGGACCGTGCAGAAACACTTATAAAGCAGCTTAAAACCGAATACCCAAATCTTCCTCAAACATTTCTGGATGCTGCAAAAGTTCAATATGGCAAG gATATTGGGTATTCCATTTTGGAAGCATATTCCAGAGTTCTTGGAAATTTAGCCTTCAGCATCCTATCAAGAATAGGAGATATATTGCAGGAGGATGCTTTAAGCAATCCCAATTCCCCTATGAGTATGACTACAAGTTGCTCTCCAGTGATAAATCTTTTTGAGGTTACTAGGGTGGTTGGTTCACATATCAGGCACTCATTAATTGATAAGATGAACAAGACAGATGTGAAGAATTGTGATTCTGATTCAGAACCCTCATCTGTTGAGGCAAAACCTGACTCAGTAACCGCCACACCAAGCCGTGGTTGA